Proteins encoded by one window of Mesorhizobium sp. INR15:
- a CDS encoding DegQ family serine endoprotease, translating into MSSLQILRGHRVAALLGAALIISPVAFSVVRANHAQAGTMTPVAGVTAPNGSFAPIVAADKPAVVTVTTIMKAQPEATSDATPFSGNSPFDDYFRQFFGDQGMPGPRTPPQQQQPQRSEALGSGFIVAADGTIVTNNHVVDGAQSIKVTLDDGTELPAKLVGRDAKNDLAVLKISASRPLPTVKWGDSDKLMTGDQVLAIGNPFGIGTTVTAGIVSARGRDLHSGPFDDFIQIDAPINHGNSGGPLVDTNGDVVGINTAIYSPNGGSVGVGFAIPSDQAQKVVAKLMKDGSIQYGYLGVEIQPVTPDVASAIGLDHPGGALVSQINDGSPAAKAGVETGDVITSFAGQAIKDPKDLSRAVADVSPGAKEPLGVWRKGKAVDMSVDVGRNGDDVKTASVTDGSGAPATEEGSRIPAIGLGLMDITPDVREQMNLAANQHGALVARVNPDKAAAASGIQPGDIIVGVNQVPVKSARQATQAIAQAGKSGKKSVLLLVERGSGQIYVAVPFANG; encoded by the coding sequence ATGTCATCCCTCCAGATTCTTCGCGGACATCGCGTCGCCGCATTGCTGGGCGCCGCGCTCATCATCAGCCCTGTCGCGTTTTCGGTCGTCAGGGCAAATCACGCCCAGGCCGGCACGATGACGCCCGTTGCCGGGGTGACGGCGCCCAACGGCTCGTTTGCCCCGATCGTCGCCGCCGACAAGCCGGCCGTGGTGACGGTCACCACCATCATGAAAGCGCAGCCCGAAGCGACGAGCGACGCCACCCCTTTCTCGGGCAACTCGCCTTTCGATGACTATTTCCGCCAGTTCTTCGGCGACCAGGGCATGCCCGGCCCAAGGACACCGCCTCAACAACAACAACCGCAGCGCTCAGAGGCGCTTGGGTCGGGCTTTATTGTCGCTGCCGACGGCACCATCGTCACCAACAATCACGTCGTCGACGGCGCGCAGTCGATCAAGGTTACGCTCGACGACGGCACGGAACTTCCCGCCAAGCTGGTTGGCCGCGACGCCAAGAACGATCTCGCGGTTCTCAAGATTTCGGCCTCGAGGCCGTTGCCGACTGTCAAATGGGGCGATTCCGACAAGCTGATGACCGGCGACCAGGTTCTGGCGATCGGCAATCCGTTCGGCATCGGCACCACGGTTACGGCTGGCATCGTCTCGGCGCGTGGCCGCGATCTGCACAGCGGGCCGTTTGACGATTTCATCCAGATCGACGCGCCGATCAATCATGGCAATTCCGGCGGGCCGCTGGTCGATACCAACGGCGATGTGGTCGGCATCAACACGGCGATCTATTCGCCCAACGGCGGCAGTGTCGGTGTCGGCTTCGCCATCCCGTCGGACCAGGCTCAAAAAGTGGTCGCCAAGCTGATGAAGGACGGCTCCATCCAATACGGCTATCTCGGCGTCGAGATCCAGCCGGTGACGCCGGATGTGGCGAGCGCCATTGGGCTCGATCATCCTGGCGGCGCGCTGGTATCGCAGATCAATGACGGCTCGCCGGCCGCCAAGGCCGGTGTCGAAACCGGCGACGTCATCACCAGCTTCGCGGGCCAGGCGATCAAGGACCCCAAGGATCTGTCGCGGGCCGTTGCCGATGTCTCGCCCGGCGCCAAGGAGCCGCTTGGCGTCTGGCGCAAAGGCAAGGCTGTCGACATGTCCGTTGATGTCGGACGCAACGGCGATGACGTGAAGACGGCTTCGGTGACGGACGGCTCCGGTGCTCCTGCTACCGAGGAGGGCTCTCGTATTCCGGCGATCGGTCTCGGCCTGATGGATATCACCCCTGATGTGCGCGAGCAGATGAACCTTGCCGCCAATCAGCATGGCGCGCTGGTCGCCAGGGTCAATCCTGACAAGGCAGCGGCTGCTTCCGGCATCCAGCCCGGCGACATCATCGTTGGCGTCAATCAGGTACCGGTGAAGAGCGCCAGACAGGCGACGCAGGCGATCGCGCAAGCCGGCAAATCCGGCAAGAAGTCGGTGCTGCTGCTGGTCGAGCGTGGCAGCGGACAAATCTACGTCGCGGTGCCTTTCGCCAACGGTTGA